In the genome of Triticum urartu cultivar G1812 chromosome 5, Tu2.1, whole genome shotgun sequence, one region contains:
- the LOC125555605 gene encoding glutaredoxin-C1-like yields the protein MEQVTKLAGQRAVVIFGTSSCCMCHTVTSLLRDLGVNPMVVELDEDPRGKEMEKALVRLLGRNPAVPAVFIGGRLVGCTDKVMSLHLGGKLVPLLRNAGAVWV from the coding sequence ATGGAGCAGGTGACGAAGCTAGCGGGGCAACGGGCGGTGGTGATCTTCGGCACGAGCTCCTGCTGCATGTGCCATACGGTGACGAGCCTCCTCCGAGATCTCGGGGTGAACCCGATGGTGGTGGAACTAGACGAGGACCCTAGGGGGAAGGAGATGGAGAAGGCGCTGGTGCGGCTCCTCGGCCGGAACCCTGCTGTGCCGGCGGTGTTCATCGGCGGCAGGCTCGTCGGATGCACCGACAAGGTCATGTCCCTTCATCTCGGCGGCAAGCTTGTCCCACTGCTTCGTAATGCTGGTGCTGTATGGGTGTAG